The uncultured Pseudodesulfovibrio sp. genome includes a region encoding these proteins:
- a CDS encoding tRNA-binding protein: MENISWNDFEKVELRVGTIVKAEPFPEARVPAYKLVVDFGEDIGTRKSSAQITDLYNPEELVGKQVVGVVNFPPKQIGPMRSECLVTGFYSPEGVVLATPDKPCPNGLKLG, translated from the coding sequence ATGGAAAACATATCCTGGAATGATTTCGAAAAGGTGGAACTGCGTGTGGGTACGATCGTCAAGGCAGAGCCTTTTCCCGAGGCCCGCGTCCCGGCCTATAAGCTCGTGGTGGATTTCGGTGAGGACATCGGCACTCGCAAATCCAGCGCCCAGATCACCGATCTCTACAATCCCGAGGAACTTGTAGGCAAACAGGTCGTCGGCGTGGTCAACTTCCCGCCCAAACAGATCGGTCCCATGCGCTCCGAATGCCTGGTCACCGGCTTCTACAGCCCCGAAGGCGTCGTCCTCGCCACCCCCGACAAACCCTGCCCCAACGGCCTGAAGCTGGGATAG
- a CDS encoding 4Fe-4S ferredoxin produces the protein MKTRPYPAWISRLFILLVAALTFTGFMQMPLAKRYALTTVPGMAWTGDFFLVHKIHYVLGAILLFLVALVAVNWLKGWKDKLTLTGLGLARVVVVFGLVLSGLLRVYRNLPGVTLDPVAILAIEWVHLTLVMVLGVLALVALIRKASAYAVRK, from the coding sequence ATGAAGACTAGACCCTATCCCGCCTGGATATCCCGGCTCTTTATTCTCCTGGTGGCCGCCCTGACCTTTACCGGGTTCATGCAGATGCCGTTGGCCAAGCGCTACGCCCTGACAACCGTGCCGGGTATGGCCTGGACCGGGGACTTCTTTCTGGTCCACAAGATCCACTACGTGCTGGGCGCGATCCTGCTTTTTCTGGTCGCCCTGGTCGCGGTCAACTGGCTCAAGGGCTGGAAAGACAAACTCACTCTGACCGGCCTGGGGCTGGCTCGCGTCGTGGTCGTCTTCGGCCTGGTGCTCTCGGGCCTGCTGCGCGTGTACCGCAACCTGCCCGGCGTGACGCTGGACCCGGTCGCCATACTGGCCATCGAGTGGGTGCACCTGACCCTGGTCATGGTGCTGGGCGTGCTTGCCCTGGTCGCGTTGATCCGCAAGGCCTCAGCCTATGCCGTGCGCAAATAG